CTGTGGACTGTAACTATTCTCCATTAAATAACTTACCCTGGTTATtgtcaaaaattaatattggaaGTAATATTAAAGTCAGTATTAATACCATAACTAGAACCAATACATTCACCAACTTGgatgttttatatttattcaactTAATGATTCTTGAGACTATTTTGTGAACTGGAATCACTATTTAAGCTTTTAATCTCTGtacatatttgaaatattgGTTAGGAACAAacagtaataaaatataaataaatttatttttttagggaagaacataaatggagaaagtggGCAGATGATGTACTTGTTCATACACTTTCACCAAACGTGTATAGAACATTTAATGAAGCTTACAAAACATTCAACTGGTTTTCAGAAGTAAGTATTTACATAATAGTTAAATTTAATATGAcacaaaatgtataataattttttatttaaaagtacgcatattttaaataaaacacaatttaattaataaatgaaattaaataaaataatgatattAAAGTTAATACATAAGTGAAAATGACATATTTAATATCTCAttgtcaattaattttattagccgtttataaagttacaaaaacataattaatttttaatttcatacaCATTGAGATACTCAGTATTGAATAATACCTTAAAGATTGATTCAAAGTTGATACAGTCTTAGAGCACATTAGTAAATTGTTGCTGAAACCTTTGATGcattttatcatattttataagttagaAAGATTTTGTCAACAATTCACTAATGTCCTCTAATCCTGTATCAGCGAATTGAACTTTTGTACATGTACTAAATCTCGCGGCAgcgagaattttaattaatctaaaaattgagagaataattttttcattaatcaGGTTGGTAGATGggaagaatattttccaacatGGGAAAGATTAATGATAATAAATGTGGGCGCTATAGCCATGTGGTTGATATCAAAACGCTTAAAACGAAGGCATAATCTTAAAGATGATGTTCGACAATCTCTCTATgatgaagttaatgaatggttacgTGCCATTAAGAAACGTGGTGGTACATTTATGGGAGGGGAAAACCCGAATTTATCGGATCTTGCTGTTTACGGAATTTTTAAAAGTATAGAAGGTTGTAATGCTTTTAAAGATGTTTTGAATAATACAAAActtaaaacatggtataatgCTATGACGAAAGAAGTGGAGACACATTCTGGAAGTAAATACTTagttaattaaataatacaaatattaattaactttttcaaaactaatttgtattatttaactTATTTCCATTACTACAGTATTGTCTTGCAATAGGTTGTTCATATTTCGTTGTAAGTAGTTTCTCTATCCCTTCCACTGCTTTTGTAGTTGCCCCCGCGAATACGACAGACTGCAAGTGAACAAGAAGGCACATGATGCCAGCAAACCATAAAGTTTATTCGAGACTTTGGCGACTTTTATAACTAATCTTATATCGTGACGATTTTCACATTTCATTAACCATTATAGTAATCCTTACTGGCATTGAATGAAGACAGCATCCTAATTTCATTTCCTATTTCTAATGTTTTCTCCTGTAATAATAAATCTGTGAGTTGATTTCTCACTGTCCGCTGTTATAGAAACCACGTCTAAAGACAGTTTTCCAAATTCTCAAAACTgcatgttctttttttttaaattttaattcgtggACTTTAACTATATAGCTTCTTAATTTACTTTCCTCGCGTTGAATGCGTCGAATTGTTTCTAGACAGATTTGATACTACTCTGCTAAATTGGAATAATTCCTACCACCATGTtcaacttgagaaatttaatcTTCTTCTTTTGCAGCTCatgataatttaacaataatttaactataataatacatgcaattgcaataataattgtaatagaacaatgtattaaaatttaaaaaatttttaataatcataaaaaaaaaacgatatttcTTTTCCTGTATCCCTACATAATCGAAGCTGTTGAAGACTCGAGTGACCTTGTATGGTTTATTGCCGTCATTTGCCGTCTTTCTTATTCGTAGTTGGTCACACTCGCCACGGTAAATAAGAGAAGAACTGCAAAATTGAAAACTGTTTCGCTGTAAGTTGTACCTGTTTCTTCAAATGGACGatctataacgagacaatactgtacATTCAAACTAATTTTATCTTGAACTATTGATTCTTATTTGATCTCTAGTGTAATAAATTAGATATACAGTtgcatttcatattttatttaatttatataatacataGTATTCATGTATATAAAAcagaaaataaaaggaaaatataaaaaaattggtGTCCTGTATCTTGAATATTATTCAGGGTGAAATAaaagattataaaaaattatgctTTTTTAAATATGAGatgaaaatttgataatttGCACTTTATCCAGATTTAAAAAAGATTTTTGTTATTAAATAATgaatataagaaaaaaattagaCAGTGCTATCCATTACCATTGTAGGAATCTAAGATGTGTCTAAATGATACACAGTAATATGAATTCATATCATGTCAGGAAAAAGACAATAGCTTTGGTTACTCCTTCTTCATGAAATGCATTTCAATCTCACGCGTAAAGCGTTTGACAGGAGGACAACATAGATGTGCTAAAATATTATACTATTGAGCCCAAAATGGCTTTAATCTTTCAAACCACTTAACTTATAACCAACAAGTTACATGAATCACTATGAAAGAACAGTATTATCAGTATCTTTGAAATGTGTAAAGTTCAAAATAAggattaaactattatttattaaatatacttcattacgtttcagaattaatttcgatacaTGTTATTATATAGGACTATATTGTGGtaggaataataattaatttagttTGTAATATGTAAATAGTTGTGTATATATGGCGTAAATATTACGAATGTGTCAGGCGAATTTATACCTCATTGATGCTCAAGaagtaaatttgtattttttaaataattggtatttaatattttgaacagtgtaataaatatttatacataaatgTGTGTACATTATTATTGTGTGTTTCACAAACTCACATCTAAGTAatgaaattgaaacaatttttatttcaattgttatgttgaaaaatgataaagagttttttaaatttcaattagaaGGAAAAATTGTAGTAAATTCgacaattaataattacataAGTTATCTATAGATCTATCTTTTTAATTTAAACTGCACAAGGTATTTGACGATAAGTCAGTGAGAAtcctttattttctatttctccCATTTCATCTCCATTTGTGACAACATACAAGACAAATGGTTTTGAATATGCTAAAAATGAGAAAATACTTTATgtagttaaaatttaaaaagttttacaaccttttattttaaaaaaattagaaaaagtaaaatgtttttaaaaatgaatagaaattaataaatcaatagtttaaacaaaaatttggaaaaacattaaaatatacatacatgttTTTGTTATAAAACCATTACCACAGAATCGTTCTACACCAACTGCACTGCCCACTATAAATGGATTTGCAATGATAACAAAGTCTTGGGTACAGTCTGTCCCTTGTTCTGCTGCAAATTCTGGACCTGAATAAAAGttactaatattattattgttatcactGATAACTAACATTAAAcattgtatttattataattttttgttaaaatgTAGAGGGTGTTTTCAAATTGAAATCACAATGAAAAAGAAtaaggaaaaatattataaatataatatttaagcaTAAGatacatacaaatattttattaaaaaaaatataagaaaaatattaaacgtaaaaaaattaataataggcTACCTAATAAttagatatattattatttaagaaTAGatcaagaatatttatttaatttttatacacaaGCTGCGTTTACTACTTGATATTGAAATTTTGAGTtaggttttatttaattttatttacgcctgtataattcttaaattataaaagatattaaaaaatgtttcaaatagagAATGTAACATTTATCCTAATAATAGACctgttattataattataacatatataataatttacagacCTTTAGAAACGGTAAAACTTGTGTTTGAAACATTCTTCTATATCTTATGTAATTGAAGAATTACAGAGATGAAAATAAATTAGGTGAAATAAGGGGTGGTTTTTCtcttaaaattaaaaagtagCAACAATGAAAGACAGCATATTACTTACATTATTTACTTtactacttttttttaaatatttttcacagatATCTTACCATTTTTAATCTAATTGTAATAAAGTATTAagattttattatataatatatacctaTTATAGTAGGGTCTAGAGAACCTGTGTCACCAGATACAGAAAATGAATTCGCAGTTGTTTGTGACCATTCAATGGCACAATATCCTCTGGCCATTCTTATGCACACACCATAATTTGTATTTGCTATTTCTCGTGTACCAATTTCTGGTGCtataacatttataaatatatagataaaaattatgtcatatactatacaattaattattaattaatatttttctgtttGTAAAAGTTCTTTTCTGTTATATTATGTTAACATAAATACAAAAAGTAGTAAAGTAtctgaaaattttataaaaaattattattttactcaaCATAAAATTTGCATATAAAGTTCCGTTATTTTAAAGTTTGTGTTCATTTACATTAATAacagataatttaaaattatttattatatcataCGTTAATAAAAAATGCAATTCAACACATTTATAACAGCGTAATTCCGcgatatttattcaatttaagtTATTTGAATGAATTTAACAAATTACAAGTtgtttattcgtaaattaaaatgtttatcTAGGTAAGAATTTTGACCCTCTTTGCCAGTGATTCATGCTGAAATGTGTTACAGCAACTTTTGaatttgtagtaattaataccttATTTGGTTTTACAacataattgaaattaaattaatgtttgtaatacattattttttcattaattcatataaactgtaaataattaataatttaattcgtaTAATTATTTCAACAAATTAAAGTGTTGCTAATAATACCTCTTGGATTTTGTGTTGTACCATAATTAAAACTTGTTACAGTATCTGAAACACTATCGTAATATTGTAAACATCCGTTTGGAGCTGTAACAAAGGTATAAAATACATGAGTatttaataaaagaatatagtatagttatacacatacctttataagtAGCATCACAGGGTATTTGTTGTATTCTTATATTCCAACGACGTTCTGTTGTGTACTCAGAATTAGTATCAACTGATATCATAATTGGTGTAGCACCATTAAAATCCATGTAAACTAGAAAGTTTAACAATATGTCAAACAATTTGagaacaattatttataaaatgttcAACATTGTAACatcttgtaaattattgaatatttatattttttttttattgttaccaTGTTGGTTTGCATTTTCCCCGCAAATTCGAGGTACTGATGTTGATGATCCAGAAACTAGAACAAGATCGTAATCACAAATTCCACTGGCATTTGGTGAGGCAAGACTTAATTCCAAAAAGTCCAAACGTAACTAGAACAAAAGTTGTAGTAACGTTTTAACATTTTACTTTTTTACATATAAACTCTAACAAACTCTGTGccaaataaattttatcataGTCCTTAATGTTTCAAGAGTTTACTTTACATTAAACAACACACGTATGAAttactaaatatttaaaaaaaatattactacaATTATTTGTGTGATAAGTAATAGAACAGttaaaaaagtattatattaaataacaaaaaaacggaCAATATTTATTGATACAATAAAGTCAGgttttatacatattttcttAAATGCACACCTGACATATGTTTGAATTACAACGATTCACTGTTATTGTACACCGCCCTGCCCCATCGTAAGTTGTTGGATACTCTGGATTtgtaaaatatgtattatttacatTCGTAGTAGATCCACATGATTTTTgaactgtaaaaattattgATATATTAGGTTGAAAAAATATATGTAGATTActtacaaattatttataataattcttttaatttccagaaaaattatctttttattattttaaattttgaaaaacccAATTATCTATTTACTTACAAACACAGCAAATACCATGTCCATTTGCACAAGTACCAGATGCTGTTCCTCCATATTCACGGCATTCTCTTCTAGTAAAACAAGTgccatttaaattattattggcCAGGCATTGTGAATTTGCAAAACGGATAACACTGAATAACGGGAAAACTGAAAAtccttttaataaattaatatcttaCACTTTGTGAAAAgtacatattatattttgtcCTAATTACAAACttctatataattaaattatatcttTCATTTTTAGCTTTCAAGAATaagttttgaaaatatattttttcaactttttaaaACAGTaaatatcatttatttttaaattatgtatGAACATAATAATTGAACATAATACACAAATATACTTCAAAATACATTTCTATCTTTATAagcaatttaatttttatatcaaaatttgaatttgtttattataaatttctgaGGGTAAgggaacaattatttttatgttaaaaaagaacaatttattttaataattactttCTTTTAGTTTATCAGAATAAATTCAATGTTATGTACTtcatttaaaaatgtaattaatactTCAAAGATAAcattattctaaatattttcttGCCAAAAAAGTACTCACATCTTCCCCGAATATTTGAATCTTGGATTTCCGTAACATTATTACTATCCAATTTACCAGTTTCACAGAAGGCGGaatttccaaaaagaaaaatcattagAGCGACTATGCACAACATCTTTCGGACTACAACTGTTCGAAACGAACTTGATTCTTCCGAAGATTTCGTTTAACGGTATTCAAGGAATCAGAACAATTAGCATGTAGATAAGAACCAACTTACTGTTTGTTCGTGTATATAACTGTATTATTAATACCTAGCACAGAACAAGGTCAGTTAATAGCAAACAATTTCTATTATCTGAATAGGTATTATTTTATACTATGTTAGCCAGTTGTACTTTATGTCTTGTGTAAGATTACCTATGATAATTTTAATATGTATAAAAGTCTGTAACATTacacaaaatttttaatattttaaaatatttttattgtatacaAGTAACTATCATAGCATTCTATTAAATATGTTTAGCCTTTTAACTGTATAGAATAGAATATTGTTacaagatgcatcaggaattgaTGTAATTTTGCATGTTTAAAATCTTACAATTTTGAATTATAccacatatttatatattagtTGTTTATGGTAATAACTACTATACTAATAATTAATGCATTTGACTTTCTTGTACAGCTATATACTCCAATGATATTCTTCCTTAAGATTAAAGATTATTATTTGAgttatgtttattttatataagattgtgatgtattttaattatttgaaatgtACAACAACAGTTTATTACAatacaaacaaaatttaattagcaAACGTGTATCTCATATTAATGAAAGAAtcttaatttgaaaatttatttaatgttcTACAAAATGGACAGTGCCCATATCGTAATACAGCCAGTTCATAATCGTCCAAATGAAATAGCTGAAAAGAATGATGACAAGTTATTAACATAATATGCTATTATATTGCTATATGCAAATAGCAAATGAGAATTTTCTAAACTGTAAAGGGATTCCAATACTACTATGAATATAGTATTAcatgtattattaattttaatttatattaatttaatttactttattttaactAAAAATCAGAAAATAAATATGAAGCATTTTTCATACCTTTAGACAAGATTTACAAAAAGTAATTTGCAGAtcaggcaaaagatttttaaaatattgtgtTTTGAATGGTCTTGGCCATTTTATGATTAATACAGTACATGGATCCATACTTTTCAAAACACTTTTTCCCACAACTATAGTAGAAATGCTTGATTTTTCCTAAAATGTCATTTAATAAATGCATTAAAATCGAATTATTTACCAAtttaagtagttttattaatattttcacaaCTGGATGAAAATGGTACACATCgacatataaaatattaaataagtatgtaaattatagatatataagaaatatattatatacctCATATTTCATTAAACGTGCAGTAAACATGTCTACTTCAGGAATAATAATAAGCTTATCTTTATCTATCATAGTGTCAGATGATGATAAAGACTCATTTATTAGTTTTTCTGCTTCTTCATCTGAAATATCTTCTTCTAATTCAAATTCGACTAATGGTAGAAtttctgaaattattttttcaatgcaAACTTCttaacattattattaaaataatttctatttgaatgaaataatgtctaatatgtatttaaaaaatgttgtaaTCTACGTctacaataaaatttttttcagtTTAATTATACAaagcaaaatatttaaaatatatttgaagcTTTTTGAGATAATCTTTGAAGAAAATCTTTTTCAAGTATACAGTTACGTAATTTAAAGAAGTAAGTGGGATGTAAAAATTTTTCTGGAGCTTCTTTTGATGAGATACCAAGatcattcaatttttttaagtaaAGTAAATATACTTTTCATTCATCATAAACCACTTTACGTTATCCAGAAGTTGtgttaaaaattatgaatttatttttatattaatatgaaAAATTTCCATGATTCTGACACTTTGAGAAACAAACTGATTTTAATCttgacaaaatttttgtagtttctaaaacgtttcatttattcaaatatatcTTTTTAGATATTACACTGCACAATACTTTTATCCGAAGTAATACTCctctatttatattatattctttGAAAAGATCTGCATATATAGTTAAATGAAACTTACCAAACATTACAAaggaatattgaaattttaaacaacactGTACACAATGTCCCTGATTATCTGGTAACAACAGAGGATTAAAGGTTGAACACTTATAACAAAGGGGCATAAGTTCCTTAGGATCTCTATAAGGGGAAGCTTGAGCCAATAAATTCGAAATTTCTAACTGGCCAAGTTGCCATTCTGGAATTCTTGTTTTACGTAGTTTTTCAAGTAACTGCATTGTCAATTTATTAGCACCAAGAAGAGAAGCTTGTTTCAATAAAGTGtacattataataaattttgaaactccATCTATTTGAATATTCtgaatttttgttaaaagaaaTCGTGAAATGTTAAAAAGAGCTTCTGGCATTAATGATGTGAATGGCTCCTCCTAAAATGGAATTACTATTTTTAccataattataaattttgaataattattgttataataataaaattgctaTTATTATGTGTTTTAAGAATTTATTATAAAGGTTAATATCATAAACATAAAGTTAATTTATtaagattataaaataaaaaatgatttccTTAAGGTATTTACTTACAATAGATTTATGAACTTCATCGTAAGCATAATACACATCAGCCTTTTCATAATATTGGGAAAACATTATTTGTAATTCGTCAGTGCTTCTGTTAAGGTTTAAACTAATTTGAGAGAGGAGCCAGTAAAAATAGGATGCATCACGAAATCTTTTCTCAGCAACTGCATTTTTTGCCAACATTGTTAAAACCATTATAGATTTTTCTGATTGTCCAGCTATCTGAAATGCTAAAATAAAtatagacaatttttaaatatttgtaattctaTACTACTATGATCATACTTAacagaatatattatatttcatatttcattttatctatattttaagtacatacattttatatttttaattaatttttattcggtcacatataaataaatttaaaccaAATTTTATATCAATAAAGTACTCCAAACAGTAATATAGTATTAATGTATTGAGAATTTGTGACTCGAGACTGGTATGAGTTCTATAACATAGAAAAGATACGTTTACTGAACGATCATTTTTCGCTTCTTTCTCATCGAAGGCAAGAGCGCGTCCGAAAAACTGAAATTGAATGCAGAACGGTACTTTCAATGTTTCAGCTGCTTCATATCGTTCTTTGCTTTCAGTCTCTTTACTCGTTCTCATCTGATCTCACTCTTACTTTCACAGGCCAGAAGTAGATTAGAAATAGTGAAGAGTGCATTAAGTCCTCAGTGTTCCAGGAAGCCATGCTGATATGCTGTACCGGCAATACCGGATGCGGAAAATCCCACACAACTTCCgtcttttagaaaattttcccacgttaaaaaaaaaggtCCTCAGTGTTCACTATCTGGCATGATGAACGCTATGCTTGGCAGCGAAAGAAAGTGAAAAACAGGGTAACCAAATGAAGTTTTTACGCTTCCCTTGGATATAGACTAGTAACCTGCCGTGTATCATAATACAAAAAAACACCCGTTATTTTTCCCCATCTAACGTGCGACCCCCTTAGATGAGTAGCGTCATGGCAGTGTAATCCTATCCTGCGATCAGGCGTTTCCAACACCGAGACCACAGTCCTCTCAACTTTATCCCTTTAAAGGGTTGGAGAAGTCTTAGGAAAGTTTCCCCCATGGAAAAGAAAGCCTTCAGCGTGCAAATCGAACCGCACTCTCGATGAATAAATACTGTATTAGGTTGTGCTCACCTTCCTGTGCTTCGGAAAAATGACCAGTTTCTGCCAACCACCTAGCATATGGTCCATATATTCTTGCTTTCAGTTTGGGATTTCGTTCAGCTAATTCAAAAGCCTCTGGCCATGCTTGAGCATCCACTAAGACATCTGCTACATCAGGATCATCGCCCAAAcgaccaaaaatttctgctgcaccatgcGTTGCacctaatttctttaatttcttagCAATTACAGTTAAATTATCTCTATCTGTTTTATCAAGTTGTCTGCCCACTTTAATTAACATATCAATCCAACCATACTCTGCAATTATGTTAATTGCACGATCAACATCTCCTgctgaaagaaacgtttctgcTGCGGCACGAGGTTCTCCGAGACTTTTAGCCCACTCTGCTCTTTTACGTAATAATATCGTACGATCCtaaatgtattattaaaataaaattggtattcttattatttttaaatcttaaGAAGTTACATAACATACAAgttatttatgaaattaaattctaaatatttagaaatgttGATAAAGGAGTATATCACTAACCTGGCTATTTCCACTGACAATAAATTCTTGTGCAATATCAAACATACGCAAATCAGTATACATGGTTAGTGCATATTGTTGCAAACCAGCTTTTTGATAAAGTTTTGCAGCATCCTTTAATTTTCCcatagcagcagcagcagttgCCATACATGCTTCTCTTCCCCATTCACCAGATTTAAGCTTTTCTTCTACTTCGGATAAAATTTCTATATACCTTAGGTTTTTAACTCTAGCAAAAGCAGAATATGCGATATTTAATTCTAAATGTTCTAAAGCAGAAATGCCTAGAGCAAACCAATCcgaatctgctactccaaggcATGCTATTTGATAAGCATGAGAGAAGAGACCAATATCTAGGTATTGGTACATGAATAAAGATAATGGCACCTATATACAGATAGATATTTAAGTTattagtatatataatatatcataTATGATTTgttcaataaatatataatactggACAAATGTATTCAGACAAATGCTTTGTCATATTCCAAATAGTTATTTTTGCACtaaatcgagaaaattatatATAGAGAAGATAAACATAAGTAAATATAGTAACCCAATAGATTCTAATCAAAATATAgaatttctaataataatacACAAAAATATGAATGACAAAAATACTCTTTGCCCGAAGACATTTATCCGGTACAGTAGTTTACaaactatttacaatttttaacttaaatgaaattttttagacTCAATTCTTAAATACTCAAATTTGACTTTACCTCCACTGTAATAATACAAGATCCATTTAAACAGTAAACTTTTGATCCATTGTGACCCACGACAAATCCAGTAAATTTTTGTCTATATTCAGTAAAATTGCCTACTTTAATTACCAAGTACTCTCCACTTGAAAAACACATTATATCTTCAAAACTGCTATTAAATGCTACACTGTTCACTTCTTGGAATTCTTGGAGTTTTTCCTCTGCATACAAATCAAATATATAAAGAATTCCATGCTCACTAACAACTGCAAGCTTTTCTTTTAATGAGCTAACATCAAGACATCTTACAGAGCcttcaatttttgttaaatgtaCTGGGAAGGGATtatctaaatatatttttactatGTAGCCTGTGTTTAAACCTAAATgaggataaaaagaaaaaatcgttaAGTAAATTACCTTTTTTATTTGATTTGCTATAATAtactgaaaaattaatttaaaaaataagaaaaataaacaaacactgAGTAATAAGTTACATCATTTAATAAACATCaaaaaaagtaaacaaattGTTATGGATAACTGATTTTTATGTTTTGTGTACAAAACTAATAatctaattataaaaattaattaataagtaTTCataaactttggaaaattttagatACTTtgctaaaaatattaaaaatttct
The sequence above is drawn from the Ptiloglossa arizonensis isolate GNS036 chromosome 1, iyPtiAriz1_principal, whole genome shotgun sequence genome and encodes:
- the Oseg1 gene encoding intraflagellar transport protein Oseg1 isoform X4, whose amino-acid sequence is MKAIPAWVDKVQDKSEWCIYDLCFNPDGTQLVIAAGQQVLVYETTEGALIQPLKGHKDIVYCVCYARDGKKFASGGADKSVIIWTSRLEGILKYSMEKNRYVLIDKMKYQYGVYYGIVNGNKGENSTDVLCIAEWNGTISFYSITGKPVGKDRLLNFIPLRMCNFAGGQYILISGSNKQCILMTYDGIQLINVGGTFSSWVWSCAVHPTSTHIALGCQDGTITYLQLSWNVIHGLYGDRYAYRENMTDVIIQNLITSEKVRIKCKDLISRIAVYKCRLAVQLSERVIIYEPTNSTDGMHYRICEKLNQALSCNLLVVTANNLILCTERRLQSLSLSGIVEREWILDGLITYIKVVGGPVGQECLIAGLNTGYIVKIYLDNPFPVHLTKIEGSVRCLDVSSLKEKLAVVSEHGILYIFDLYAEEKLQEFQEVNSVAFNSSFEDIMCFSSGEYLVIKVGNFTEYRQKFTGFVVGHNGSKVYCLNGSCIITVEVPLSLFMYQYLDIGLFSHAYQIACLGVADSDWFALGISALEHLELNIAYSAFARVKNLRYIEILSEVEEKLKSGEWGREACMATAAAAMGKLKDAAKLYQKAGLQQYALTMYTDLRMFDIAQEFIVSGNSQDRTILLRKRAEWAKSLGEPRAAAETFLSAGDVDRAINIIAEYGWIDMLIKVGRQLDKTDRDNLTVIAKKLKKLGATHGAAEIFGRLGDDPDVADVLVDAQAWPEAFELAERNPKLKARIYGPYARWLAETGHFSEAQEAFQIAGQSEKSIMVLTMLAKNAVAEKRFRDASYFYWLLSQISLNLNRSTDELQIMFSQYYEKADVYYAYDEVHKSIEEPFTSLMPEALFNISRFLLTKIQNIQIDGVSKFIIMYTLLKQASLLGANKLTMQLLEKLRKTRIPEWQLGQLEISNLLAQASPYRDPKELMPLCYKCSTFNPLLLPDNQGHCVQCCLKFQYSFVMFEILPLVEFELEEDISDEEAEKLINESLSSSDTMIDKDKLIIIPEVDMFTARLMKYEEKSSISTIVVGKSVLKSMDPCTVLIIKWPRPFKTQYFKNLLPDLQITFCKSCLKLFHLDDYELAVLRYGHCPFCRTLNKFSN
- the Oseg1 gene encoding intraflagellar transport protein Oseg1 isoform X3, which codes for MKAIPAWVDKVQDKSEWCIYDLCFNPDGTQLVIAAGQQVLVYETTEGALIQPLKGHKDIVYCVCYARDGKKFASGGADKSVIIWTSRLEGILKYSHNEAVQAMQFNPVSHQLLSCSISDIAFWSPEQKAVVKHKLRGRVNCCAWTNDGQYLAIGLATGYVSIRNKNGEEQIRIDRQNEVPIWSLLWNRQWENSTDVLCIAEWNGTISFYSITGKPVGKDRLLNFIPLRMCNFAGGQYILISGSNKQCILMTYDGIQLINVGGTFSSWVWSCAVHPTSTHIALGCQDGTITYLQLSWNVIHGLYGDRYAYRENMTDVIIQNLITSEKVRIKCKDLISRIAVYKCRLAVQLSERVIIYEPTNSTDGMHYRICEKLNQALSCNLLVVTANNLILCTERRLQSLSLSGIVEREWILDGLITYIKVVGGPVGQECLIAGLNTGYIVKIYLDNPFPVHLTKIEGSVRCLDVSSLKEKLAVVSEHGILYIFDLYAEEKLQEFQEVNSVAFNSSFEDIMCFSSGEYLVIKVGNFTEYRQKFTGFVVGHNGSKVYCLNGSCIITVEVPLSLFMYQYLDIGLFSHAYQIACLGVADSDWFALGISALEHLELNIAYSAFARVKNLRYIEILSEVEEKLKSGEWGREACMATAAAAMGKLKDAAKLYQKAGLQQYALTMYTDLRMFDIAQEFIVSGNSQDRTILLRKRAEWAKSLGEPRAAAETFLSAGDVDRAINIIAEYGWIDMLIKVGRQLDKTDRDNLTVIAKKLKKLGATHGAAEIFGRLGDDPDVADVLVDAQAWPEAFELAERNPKLKARIYGPYARWLAETGHFSEAQEAFQIAGQSEKSIMVLTMLAKNAVAEKRFRDASYFYWLLSQISLNLNRSTDELQIMFSQYYEKADVYYAYDEVHKSIEEPFTSLMPEALFNISRFLLTKIQNIQIDGVSKFIIMYTLLKQASLLGANKLTMQLLEKLRKTRIPEWQLGQLEISNLLAQASPYRDPKELMPLCYKCSTFNPLLLPDNQGHCVQCCLKFQYSFVMFEILPLVEFELEEDISDEEAEKLINESLSSSDTMIDKDKLIIIPEVDMFTARLMKYEEKSSISTIVVGKSVLKSMDPCTVLIIKWPRPFKTQYFKNLLPDLQITFCKSCLKVLIIQLYTRTNSKLVLIYMLIVLIP